In a genomic window of Paraburkholderia acidiphila:
- a CDS encoding formylglycine-generating enzyme family protein — translation MAHPAPEATNDTCDRASPAGSPDMVRIAGGTFLMGSNHHYPEEAPAHKVRVRDFWIDRHAVTNDQFRQFVDATGYITSAERPANPDDYPGALPEMLEPSSVTFAKPPRRVDLRNHYNWWAYTRGANWRHPHGPASSLEGIGDHPVVHVSYEDAAAYAHWAGKDLPTEAEWEFAARGGLDGAEFVWGDEFTPEGRQMANTWQGEFPWQNLLEDGYEWTAPVGSFPPNGYGLYDMAGNVWEWTSDWYQDHGKIVKACCTLDNPRGGTVEASVDPRAPQIKIPRKVMKGGSYLCAPNYCRRYRPAARMAQPVDTSTCHVGFRCVVRDSACG, via the coding sequence ATGGCCCATCCCGCACCTGAAGCGACCAACGACACCTGCGACCGTGCCTCGCCAGCGGGATCGCCGGATATGGTCCGCATTGCGGGCGGCACGTTCCTGATGGGCTCGAATCATCACTACCCGGAAGAAGCGCCGGCGCACAAAGTGCGCGTTCGCGACTTCTGGATAGATCGCCATGCCGTGACGAACGACCAGTTCAGGCAATTCGTCGACGCGACCGGGTACATCACCTCAGCCGAGCGGCCAGCCAACCCCGACGATTATCCCGGTGCGTTACCCGAGATGCTGGAGCCCTCCTCGGTGACGTTCGCCAAGCCCCCGCGCCGCGTCGACCTGCGCAATCACTACAACTGGTGGGCCTACACGCGCGGCGCGAACTGGCGGCATCCGCACGGCCCGGCCAGTTCGCTGGAAGGGATTGGGGATCATCCCGTGGTGCACGTCTCCTATGAGGACGCCGCGGCATACGCGCACTGGGCAGGCAAGGACCTGCCCACCGAAGCCGAATGGGAATTCGCCGCGCGCGGCGGCCTGGATGGCGCGGAGTTCGTGTGGGGCGACGAGTTCACTCCCGAAGGCCGGCAGATGGCCAATACGTGGCAAGGCGAGTTTCCGTGGCAAAACCTGCTCGAGGACGGCTACGAATGGACCGCGCCGGTCGGCTCGTTTCCGCCCAACGGATACGGCCTTTACGACATGGCCGGCAACGTGTGGGAATGGACGAGCGACTGGTACCAGGACCACGGGAAGATCGTGAAGGCGTGCTGCACGCTCGACAATCCGCGCGGCGGAACCGTCGAGGCGAGCGTCGATCCCCGCGCGCCCCAGATCAAGATTCCGCGCAAGGTGATGAAGGGGGGCTCGTACCTGTGCGCACCGAATTACTGCAGGCGTTACCGGCCCGCCGCCAGAATGGCGCAGCCTGTCGATACCTCCACGTGCCATGTGGGCTTTCGTTGCGTGGTCCGCGATAGCGCTTGCGGTTGA
- a CDS encoding ATP-binding protein codes for MAGVFAVVAMARAAVHRLAEVAGKMAAAWLLLGAAAALAAEPARVVILAGADPIQPAVLVQIKALRNILETSAAHGAEVYLDALDGFRFGTDDLGPEFLALMKKKYAGQRIDLVVGMGNHAADFALKYHAQLWPGAPVLLTSVPEEWFGRHALPRGFNRVPFRIDMTKTLAIAEDLQPNAHRLVVIGGTTDTDYSFIDRVAQLAAAHSAHWSTVETWRGLPLHELEQRLASLDNQTAVVYTTMYRDSEGHRFFPYQVVPSLVAASRAPVYAWYSTYLDGGVTAGAVYDFEENARLTAQAALSILHAPERIDGPAFPALPARCTANVTQLERFGLSSSALPGDCQLIDYPRSIFREYRGVVLIALAVLLAQTLTIVALLAQRRSRRLAEAEVTARRGELARAARFATVGELSASIAHEVGQPLGAILSNADAAELLVKAPHLDTDELREILSDVKRDALRANDVVQRLRSLLQKQSVAFSPLPLDATLQCALKLIAPEAKRRNIDVEENFAAGNAEIMGDPVQIQQVVLNLAINAMDAMQDTGQASRILTLNTRRLADGVEFTVADRGCGWGAASAQRLFEPFYTTKPHGMGLGLSIVRSIVEAHHGRVDLAAREGGGTVFSVWLPYASELFDRVRGRAAHRQPPVTELGRAGSAAQRISS; via the coding sequence ATGGCTGGCGTGTTCGCGGTGGTTGCCATGGCTCGGGCGGCGGTGCACAGGCTTGCCGAAGTGGCCGGGAAAATGGCCGCTGCGTGGCTGCTCCTTGGCGCGGCGGCCGCGCTCGCGGCGGAGCCCGCCCGCGTGGTGATCCTCGCCGGCGCAGACCCGATACAGCCGGCGGTACTGGTGCAGATCAAGGCGCTCAGAAACATACTGGAGACATCGGCTGCACACGGTGCGGAAGTGTATCTCGACGCACTCGACGGATTTCGCTTCGGCACCGACGACCTCGGGCCCGAATTTCTGGCCCTCATGAAGAAGAAGTACGCCGGTCAGCGCATCGATCTCGTGGTGGGAATGGGCAACCATGCCGCCGATTTCGCATTGAAGTATCACGCCCAGCTATGGCCCGGCGCACCCGTGCTGCTAACGAGCGTACCTGAGGAGTGGTTTGGGCGGCACGCGCTGCCACGGGGCTTCAATCGCGTGCCGTTTCGAATCGATATGACGAAAACGCTGGCGATCGCGGAGGACCTTCAACCTAATGCGCATCGGCTCGTGGTGATCGGGGGAACGACCGACACCGATTACTCGTTCATCGATCGCGTGGCTCAGCTGGCGGCGGCTCACAGCGCTCACTGGAGCACGGTCGAAACCTGGCGAGGGCTGCCACTGCACGAGCTCGAGCAGCGGCTCGCGAGCCTCGACAATCAAACGGCCGTGGTCTATACGACGATGTATCGGGACAGTGAAGGTCATCGTTTTTTCCCGTATCAAGTCGTGCCCAGCCTGGTCGCGGCTTCGCGTGCACCCGTCTACGCGTGGTATTCGACCTATCTCGATGGCGGGGTGACGGCGGGAGCCGTGTACGATTTCGAGGAAAACGCTCGCCTGACCGCGCAAGCCGCGTTGTCGATCCTGCACGCTCCGGAGCGCATCGACGGGCCGGCGTTTCCCGCGCTGCCCGCGCGGTGCACGGCGAACGTGACGCAACTGGAGCGCTTTGGCCTTTCGTCGTCGGCGCTGCCGGGCGATTGCCAGTTGATCGATTATCCCAGGTCGATCTTTCGCGAATACCGTGGCGTGGTGCTGATTGCGCTGGCGGTGCTGCTGGCCCAGACGCTTACGATCGTCGCATTGCTGGCGCAGCGCCGCAGCCGCCGGCTGGCCGAGGCCGAAGTCACCGCGCGGCGCGGCGAACTCGCGCGCGCGGCTCGCTTTGCCACGGTGGGCGAGCTGAGCGCCTCGATTGCGCATGAGGTCGGGCAGCCGCTCGGGGCGATCCTGAGCAATGCGGATGCCGCGGAACTGCTCGTCAAGGCTCCGCACCTCGATACCGACGAGCTGCGAGAAATTCTCTCCGATGTGAAGCGCGACGCCTTGAGGGCCAACGACGTCGTGCAGCGTCTGCGCAGCTTGCTGCAGAAGCAGAGTGTCGCATTCAGTCCGTTGCCGCTCGACGCCACGCTCCAATGCGCATTGAAGCTGATCGCGCCGGAAGCGAAACGCCGCAACATCGATGTGGAGGAGAATTTCGCCGCCGGCAATGCCGAGATCATGGGCGACCCGGTGCAGATCCAGCAAGTCGTGCTCAATCTCGCGATCAACGCCATGGACGCCATGCAGGACACCGGCCAGGCGAGCCGTATCCTCACGCTGAATACGCGCAGGCTTGCCGACGGCGTTGAATTCACCGTGGCCGACCGTGGCTGCGGCTGGGGCGCCGCTTCGGCGCAGCGCCTGTTCGAGCCGTTCTATACGACCAAACCGCACGGCATGGGACTCGGCCTGTCGATTGTCCGCTCGATCGTCGAGGCCCATCACGGGCGTGTCGACCTGGCGGCGCGCGAAGGCGGCGGCACAGTCTTCTCGGTATGGCTACCCTATGCCAGCGAATTGTTCGATAGGGTGCGGGGGCGCGCGGCTCACCGGCAGCCCCCAGTGACGGAGCTCGGGCGCGCCGGGAGTGCGGCCCAAAGAATCTCCTCTTGA
- a CDS encoding response regulator transcription factor → MIHIVEDDESMRCALKRLLTSAGYSVRDYASAGDFLVSEPDVRGGCLLVDLQLGGPSGLDLQQALQRQPRALPVVFMSAYSDVPRTVQAMKAGAVDFLVKPFDRQTLFDALEAALNAGRDATPAHRAAPPEVSLGERERTVLRGIVAGRRNKQIAAELGLSERTIKSCRAELMRKFCADSLAELLRRADGLSLAA, encoded by the coding sequence TTGATTCATATCGTCGAAGACGACGAATCCATGCGTTGCGCGCTGAAAAGGCTGCTTACCAGCGCGGGCTATTCGGTTCGGGACTACGCTTCGGCCGGTGATTTCCTCGTGAGCGAACCCGACGTGCGAGGCGGTTGCCTGCTGGTCGATCTGCAACTGGGCGGCCCGAGTGGCCTCGACCTTCAGCAGGCGCTGCAGCGTCAGCCGCGCGCCCTGCCAGTCGTGTTCATGAGCGCCTATAGCGATGTCCCGAGAACCGTGCAGGCAATGAAGGCCGGCGCGGTGGATTTCCTCGTCAAGCCGTTCGATCGGCAAACATTGTTCGACGCGCTGGAAGCCGCGCTCAATGCGGGTAGGGACGCAACGCCTGCGCATCGCGCGGCGCCGCCGGAAGTGAGTCTTGGCGAGCGGGAGCGGACGGTGTTGAGAGGCATCGTCGCTGGCCGGCGCAACAAACAGATCGCAGCCGAACTGGGGCTCTCCGAGCGCACCATTAAAAGCTGTCGGGCAGAACTCATGCGCAAATTCTGCGCCGATTCGCTGGCCGAGCTATTAAGGCGCGCAGATGGGCTGTCGCTCGCCGCTTAG
- a CDS encoding aldehyde dehydrogenase family protein: MKLIDQQWRTPHNADDPVASHLAARFEAQRAAFAAAPYPTYAQRRATLQRLRHALRRHAADCAAAATTDFGVRAAGETMLVDLLPSLLHIDHLLRHMKRWMRPSRRSPELLFSTNRAAVQYQPKGVVGIVVPWNFPFYLALGPLATALAAGNRCLIKTSEYASASSRALRALLADVCAPDEVDVIEGDAQCAKRFCALPFDHLVFTGSPAVGREVMRAAADNLTPVTLELGGKSPALVSRSADLARAARRIVHGKTVNAGQICVAPDYALVPRESVEAFAAAAAQAFEGWVGDGANYTSMIDARAHSRMLELIEDARALGAKVTVCASRATDGRQIPLHIITGVRPQMRIAREEIFGPLLPVIAYETFGDALDYVRRGERPLALYWFGSDAGERKRVMQETHSGGVTLNDWGWHAMNHSLPFGGTGMSGMGNYHGEEGFRELSHAKAVFAEHRWFPVELFHPPYGRAVQRAVLRWYFGARA; encoded by the coding sequence ATGAAGCTGATCGATCAGCAATGGCGCACGCCGCACAACGCGGACGATCCTGTCGCGTCCCATCTGGCGGCGCGTTTCGAAGCACAGCGCGCGGCCTTCGCCGCCGCGCCGTATCCGACTTACGCGCAACGGCGCGCTACGTTGCAGCGCCTGCGTCATGCGTTGCGCCGTCATGCCGCCGATTGCGCGGCAGCGGCAACGACGGACTTCGGCGTGCGCGCCGCTGGCGAAACGATGCTCGTCGACTTGTTGCCTTCGCTGCTGCATATCGACCACTTGTTGCGGCATATGAAGCGCTGGATGCGGCCTTCGCGCCGCTCGCCCGAACTGTTGTTCAGCACGAATCGCGCCGCGGTCCAGTATCAGCCCAAGGGCGTGGTCGGCATCGTGGTGCCCTGGAATTTTCCGTTCTATCTCGCGCTCGGGCCGCTGGCGACAGCGCTCGCTGCGGGCAATCGCTGCCTGATCAAGACCTCGGAATACGCGAGCGCATCGTCGCGTGCGTTGCGCGCACTGCTTGCGGATGTATGCGCCCCCGATGAAGTCGATGTGATCGAGGGCGACGCGCAATGCGCGAAGCGCTTTTGCGCACTGCCGTTCGATCATCTGGTGTTCACCGGCTCGCCCGCAGTGGGCCGCGAGGTGATGCGCGCCGCCGCCGACAACTTGACGCCCGTTACGCTGGAGCTGGGCGGCAAGTCACCGGCGCTCGTTTCGCGCTCGGCCGATCTCGCGCGCGCGGCGCGCCGCATCGTTCACGGCAAGACGGTGAACGCGGGCCAGATCTGTGTTGCGCCCGACTACGCGCTGGTGCCCCGCGAATCGGTCGAAGCGTTTGCTGCTGCGGCCGCGCAGGCCTTCGAAGGGTGGGTGGGCGACGGCGCGAACTATACGTCGATGATCGATGCGCGTGCACATAGCCGCATGCTGGAGCTGATCGAAGACGCACGCGCGCTCGGCGCGAAGGTCACGGTGTGCGCTTCGCGCGCGACGGATGGGCGCCAGATTCCGCTGCACATCATCACTGGCGTGCGTCCGCAGATGCGCATTGCACGCGAGGAAATTTTCGGGCCGCTGCTGCCGGTGATCGCCTACGAAACCTTCGGCGATGCGCTCGACTACGTGCGCCGCGGCGAGCGTCCGCTTGCGCTTTACTGGTTCGGCTCCGATGCGGGCGAACGCAAACGCGTGATGCAGGAAACGCACTCGGGGGGCGTCACGCTCAACGACTGGGGATGGCATGCGATGAACCACTCGCTACCCTTCGGCGGCACCGGCATGTCGGGCATGGGTAATTACCACGGCGAAGAGGGCTTTCGCGAACTTTCGCATGCCAAGGCCGTGTTCGCCGAACATCGCTGGTTTCCGGTCGAGTTGTTTCATCCGCCCTATGGCCGCGCGGTCCAGCGTGCGGTCTTGCGCTGGTACTTCGGCGCACGCGCTTGA
- a CDS encoding MFS transporter, with translation MQPTYQPARAWFMALMLFLLVAINFIDKVVLGLVAAPLMKELGLSPAQYGLLAGSFFFLFAVTGVVGGFLSNRWPTRWLLLAMAVLWAVVQLPIAYSASLATLIACRVLLGAGEGPAQPVAIHACYKWFPDEKRNLPVSVFQQGGVFGMVVAGIAVPWIDARWGWRTNFVVLAALGLAWAVLWLIVGREGQLDARATNAAAGRETNEPAPRVRYRALLTDRTVVCIIALHFAAFLTLALALTWLPAYLNQGLGFAPQRAGQLFAAVLVTSAPVSLVLSAWSQRLMTRGVPSRIARGAFVCGCLAVGGVLLVAVAVCDFGPFIKIALIALAIATTPIIYSLGPAMVAQIAPAGQRGAALAIEYSVAWIAGIVAPPVVGWLIRGAHDNVAVGFEQGLLLTGALLVVLALGGLVVLNPERSIERIAPPDRLMPSSPD, from the coding sequence ATGCAACCCACCTATCAACCCGCGCGCGCCTGGTTCATGGCGCTCATGCTGTTCCTGCTCGTCGCGATCAATTTCATCGACAAGGTCGTACTCGGTCTCGTTGCGGCGCCGCTCATGAAAGAGCTTGGCCTCTCGCCCGCGCAATACGGACTGCTCGCGGGAAGCTTCTTCTTCCTGTTCGCGGTAACGGGCGTGGTGGGCGGTTTTCTTTCGAACCGCTGGCCCACCCGCTGGCTGCTTCTCGCGATGGCCGTGCTGTGGGCTGTGGTGCAGCTTCCGATTGCGTACAGCGCGTCGCTTGCCACCTTGATCGCCTGCCGCGTGCTGCTCGGCGCGGGCGAAGGACCGGCCCAGCCCGTTGCGATTCATGCTTGCTACAAGTGGTTTCCCGATGAAAAGCGCAATTTGCCTGTCTCGGTGTTCCAGCAAGGCGGCGTGTTCGGCATGGTCGTCGCCGGCATTGCCGTGCCCTGGATCGACGCGCGGTGGGGATGGCGCACCAACTTCGTCGTGCTGGCGGCGCTGGGTCTGGCATGGGCTGTCTTGTGGCTGATCGTCGGACGGGAAGGGCAACTCGATGCACGCGCAACGAATGCGGCAGCAGGACGGGAAACGAATGAACCCGCGCCGCGCGTGCGCTATCGCGCGCTGCTGACCGACCGCACCGTGGTCTGCATCATCGCGTTGCACTTTGCGGCCTTTCTCACGCTGGCGCTCGCACTGACCTGGCTGCCCGCCTACCTGAATCAAGGGCTCGGCTTTGCGCCGCAGCGTGCCGGTCAGCTCTTCGCCGCGGTGCTGGTCACGAGCGCGCCGGTGAGCCTCGTGCTTTCGGCATGGTCGCAGCGGCTCATGACGCGTGGTGTGCCGTCGCGTATTGCGCGTGGTGCGTTTGTTTGCGGCTGCCTCGCCGTTGGCGGCGTTCTGCTCGTCGCGGTCGCCGTCTGCGATTTCGGCCCTTTCATCAAGATCGCGTTGATCGCATTGGCAATTGCCACGACGCCGATCATCTATTCGCTCGGGCCCGCCATGGTCGCGCAGATCGCGCCAGCCGGGCAACGCGGCGCGGCGCTGGCCATCGAATATTCGGTCGCGTGGATTGCGGGCATCGTCGCGCCGCCGGTAGTGGGCTGGCTGATTCGCGGCGCGCACGACAACGTCGCGGTGGGCTTCGAGCAAGGCTTGCTGCTGACTGGCGCGCTGCTCGTGGTGCTCGCGTTGGGCGGACTCGTGGTGCTCAACCCAGAGCGGTCGATCGAGCGGATCGCGCCGCCTGACCGCCTGATGCCAAGCAGTCCGGATTAA
- a CDS encoding TetR/AcrR family transcriptional regulator: protein MSHHDEKPLSESLESGDGFVAPRYRSGQRSADALLEAGRILLAEISYEALSINELCSQANLTKGAFYRRFESKDAFFLALQRLALDDAARVQDALTVELDRHGTSPATAADYLRLVVDGVRVWHLRHRGMIRAALQRRDHTADGWQPIKEFARGFVAEIAARLTRLPELRRNKETVMRVTVGFQAVIATMVNAALNDPGPLHLDDTAMTDALSRMLTLYVLMPETDTPV from the coding sequence ATGTCACACCACGATGAAAAGCCGTTGTCCGAGTCTCTGGAAAGCGGGGACGGTTTCGTCGCGCCGCGCTACCGAAGCGGCCAGCGCTCCGCCGACGCCTTGCTGGAAGCGGGCCGGATCCTGCTTGCGGAGATCAGCTACGAGGCGCTGAGCATCAACGAACTGTGCAGTCAGGCAAACCTCACGAAGGGCGCGTTCTATCGCCGCTTCGAAAGCAAGGACGCCTTTTTTCTCGCGCTCCAGCGTCTCGCGCTGGACGACGCCGCGCGCGTGCAGGACGCGCTCACGGTGGAGCTGGATCGGCACGGCACCAGCCCGGCGACTGCCGCCGACTATTTGCGTCTCGTGGTCGACGGCGTGCGCGTGTGGCACCTGAGACATCGCGGCATGATTCGGGCGGCGCTGCAGCGGCGCGATCATACGGCCGACGGCTGGCAGCCCATCAAGGAGTTTGCACGGGGCTTCGTCGCAGAGATTGCGGCACGCCTCACCCGCTTACCGGAACTGCGCCGCAACAAGGAAACGGTGATGCGGGTGACAGTTGGCTTCCAGGCGGTTATCGCCACGATGGTCAACGCGGCGCTGAACGACCCGGGCCCCCTTCATCTCGACGATACGGCCATGACCGACGCGCTCAGCCGCATGCTCACGCTCTACGTGTTGATGCCCGAAACCGATACCCCGGTCTGA
- a CDS encoding TauD/TfdA dioxygenase family protein, with protein sequence MHATPESPAIVSPGALKTSFSIEPMSPVIGAEIGNIDLTQPLDDDQYAALRAALLKHKLLVFRDQDISAAQQVALAQRFGELEVHPVFPHHPDHPELVMLGGDSKIPGRENIYHSDVSWRALPSMGSMLRCIECPKVGGDTIWVNMAEAFARLPEATRNALEGLIAVHDLLPAFGTRMTPEERESRRAAFPPVMHPVVRTHPETGERVLYVNEAFTTHLANFIEKNEVRFGFDFRLAEMDLLQHLYRQAAVPEYQVRLKWRPNTIAFWDNRSTQHYAIQDYFPARRRMLRATIIGDAPV encoded by the coding sequence ATGCACGCCACCCCCGAAAGTCCTGCGATTGTCAGTCCGGGCGCCCTCAAGACGTCGTTCAGCATCGAGCCGATGTCGCCCGTGATTGGCGCGGAGATCGGCAACATCGACCTCACGCAGCCGCTCGACGACGACCAGTACGCCGCATTGCGAGCCGCGCTGCTCAAGCACAAGTTGCTTGTGTTCCGCGATCAGGACATCAGCGCCGCACAGCAGGTCGCACTCGCGCAGCGCTTTGGCGAACTGGAAGTGCATCCGGTTTTCCCACATCACCCCGATCATCCGGAGCTCGTGATGCTCGGCGGCGACAGCAAGATCCCTGGCCGCGAGAACATCTATCACTCGGATGTGAGCTGGCGCGCGCTCCCTTCCATGGGCTCGATGCTGCGCTGTATCGAGTGCCCGAAGGTGGGCGGCGACACGATCTGGGTGAACATGGCCGAAGCGTTTGCGCGGCTGCCGGAGGCCACGCGCAACGCGCTGGAGGGTCTCATCGCCGTACACGATCTGCTGCCCGCATTCGGCACGCGCATGACGCCTGAGGAACGCGAGTCGCGCCGCGCCGCGTTTCCGCCTGTGATGCATCCGGTCGTGCGCACGCATCCGGAAACGGGCGAGCGGGTGCTGTACGTGAACGAAGCCTTCACGACGCACCTGGCGAATTTCATCGAAAAGAACGAGGTGCGCTTCGGCTTCGACTTCCGCCTCGCGGAAATGGATCTGCTGCAACACCTGTATCGCCAGGCCGCCGTGCCCGAGTATCAGGTGCGGCTGAAGTGGCGCCCCAACACGATTGCGTTCTGGGACAACCGCTCGACCCAGCACTACGCTATTCAGGACTACTTCCCGGCTCGCCGGCGCATGCTGCGCGCGACGATCATCGGTGACGCGCCGGTTTGA